The Malus sylvestris chromosome 14, drMalSylv7.2, whole genome shotgun sequence genome segment GCTTTTAAATAATTTCGAAATGGATGGATAATCATGGTTTGTTATCAATTGTTTCTtttgacaagaaaaaaaaaccctactTTTAAACAATAGTATAGCATGAGACATAAGAAAATCTCACTACTCCTCCTTTATTTAGATTAAGATATtagaaaaaactaaaaaaaaaatattaagatcTATCATTCTAAGTTATTTTTGTAACCCTTTCAATTTCAATAGACTCTGTAGGTTTATTTCATTCTTTATGGACATCTTGTACACTTGTGACACTGTTTTCAAAATAGAGGTGGGTGTGCCACGTcaattagggtgcgtttggtacgtgggacgggacgggacggaaagggacgaggcgttccgtcccgcgtttggtgcgccaaaaatgggtggaacgggctgttccacgggacagattttgggtgtttttgcgttccacctcccccctggaacgggtttgttccacgtctgtggaacacaatgttttaccattttaagacaaatataccccatgtctttttcaaaaattacaccttcgttccgtcccatcccgtcccgtcccgtcccgttccgtcccgtcccgtcccgtcccgtctgcgtaccaaacgcaccttACAGCTTTTCAAGAACTCATTGGTGAAGAAAGGTACGTTGCCTCGGTGTTTCCAATGAGACATTATATATAGTGATTTGAACATGCAGCTAAGGTTGGAGGAATTGGATGACTTTCGGATTCAATTTGTGGGAATTTTAGGGATCCTCACATCTTTAGCCATTCGTTAtgtatcgtgcggtcagaaatcatttgatttttttatttaaaagtaaATATAAATAGTTTTTTACAAAAACTAgtcgtacgatgtacgatgaacgactaGAATGTGAGGATACATAGGAATCCACAAAATGGATCCAGAGAGAATCCTCTTCCAATGTTGGAGGGCTAGTAAAATCGGATCtcattttgaaattgattttcttgaagtTTGCTACTACACTACAACATTGGCTTATTGGCTTATTCTCTACTGGCTGGTGAATCTCTTAATTGGAACGTACATTGATATCAATTCTAAAGCTTCGAAAAGGAAAAATGAACATCTTCACGATCGAAGGAAGACATTAATGCTTTTCTGTCAATTTTAAAGCTTCGAAAAGGGAAAATGAACATCTTCACGACCGAAGAAAGACATTGATgttttttttgtcaaccaactgAAAGAAAGACATTGATATTATTCTGTTGACCAAGAGGAGGGATTTGCCGCCGTAAGaaatattgaaaatattttCAAGAGATACAAAACATCCTATTGTTAAAACATGTAGTTTAgcaattataattattatttttttcgcTATGTTAATTGTTTTACAAACTATCAAATATAACATATTGAACATGTTATATTAGCGTAAATTTAAAACACATTACTCATATAAAATCCAGAGTTACATTACCAATCTAACATATCAGATTGTTTGGTGAAAAGAAAACACATTTGAATTACAGATTGAAATTGCAAAtagcaaaatcaattttttcCTATTCGCTCAAAACAGGTACTCAACTAAAGTTGACCTTGAAGAACTAAGCCATGGCACCTGGACTTTGACCATCTTATCAACGTAATGAAACTTCACTCCCTCCCCATCGATCTTACAAGCAATTGGCTTTTCTGAAGCAAACATTCTCATTTCTCCACAACCCTTCACTCCAATTCTCACCAAACTAAGGGAATCTTCATGTTCCTCAAATTCTACCGACTCAATTGCACCGCCAGTGTTAAGCATGTTGACCAATCCAATCGGAGAAAATTGGATCAGTTTCTTCGGCAAGACCCTCACCGGCGAAACGGTGAGGAGCTCAAAAGTAAAAGGGTCGAGTGAAATCTCTATCTTCTCTGATGGCTGCAAGAGCTTCAGCTTGTTTTGCTGGAACATGTACACAGCAAATGTGTTCACTCCTTTGATTGAAATTGGATTCTTCCCTTGATTCCATTCGACATCTTTTGGGCTAGCCAAACAGGTCACAGACTTTGAGCAGTCGGGGGCACTTTTGTTACTCCTGGATTTAGAGCACCATCCTCCGCCTTGACAATTAAAAGCACCTAAAACTCCAGTGTACTGTAAATACATGCAGGAAAACATTGAGTTGGCACATAACTAAGAAGGGTCAAGCATTTAGGCTAAGGAAATGAATTTCGCcactcattttcttcctctttaCATTCCTCTCAATCTCTAGCatttggattgaataaatcaaagaatGATCAAGGAGCATAAATTAATAACGTAGGTGTTCAGAGGGGTTTGTGAATTTCATTTCCCTAGGGTTATAATGCTAGTTAGCTTTCGAAACATTACTACATTTCGAAAGGAGAAAAGCCAGTGTCAGTGGTCACAATACTAACAACCTATAACAGATGTAAGTCACACAAGTACAAGACTTACAACCATAAACAATTGTGAGTTACGCAAGTACTCACTAGTCGTATGACCGACTCTAGCTTCTCTCAAGGAAATAAgttttaaaacatttattttttctgttCAAGCACCGATGTTTATTTCtgttctttaaaaaaataacacaagtatatatgtaaaaatgaaaaaaaaaacaaaaaaaaagtactgCGGCGAAATGACTTCCCGTATTTTAAGAGGGTTTCTTACTTTGTTGAGGTTCCATATCTTGAGCATTGTTTTCCCATCATGCACAGGGTCTTCAAAGAGGCAATCCCTAGAAGGAAGGGCATAGTGTTGGCATCGCAGTACGGACCCATCTGGCAACACCAGGTTCTTAAGAAGCTTGAAGTTGTGCTTTCCAACAGAGTCACTAATGTAGATTGGTCCTCCAGATATGGCTCTTGATGCAGCATGGAACTCAGCGCACGGGTGTGTAGATTGAAACATGTCCCAATCTGGCTGTATGATGTTGCCTATCCAAAGGCTATTGTAGGCACAGTGCACCACGTGACACCCTTGCAACCAATATGTCCCACCTGCTTGCTCCATCGTCTCAGAACAGAAATCATCTcctatacaaataaataatgtcgTGTAGACGTTAAGAAATTAATTAGACCTGCAAAAAACTGATGAGAAAATGCAGATTCTTCgcaaaaattattttcaatttattcTCTTAACTTGTACCACTCCATTAATTTTCACTCTCAACTTTTATTTCAGCTAATTACAATCTTGAAATTTTACAAATAGTCAATTAtctctctatttttttattcaatcaagattatattcaaaattcCATCTAAATTAGACACGTGTTTTGCCGCATGATCACCATTCTTCCTCCATTGAGGTTGAACACGATCACCATTCTTCCTCCATTGAGGTTAAATAAGACTTTCACCTCACTAAAACCCCTCACGTGAACCCAATTCTTCTTTGTACAGGTTTGATATTGGCCTTAGTATAGCAACGAATAGTTAAGATCGGCAAAATGATGTTTTCACCCTCTTGAGTGGCTCACACTTTGTCCACGTGACAACATTTAGACGGAAGTGTAAACTCTAACAACAAGAAAAGATAATtggttatttataaaaattcaaaagaataATGGACTAAAATAGAAGTTCACAATGAAAATTGACAACTTACAAGTTCGGGATATAAATCAGCACAAACCTCAAATAAAATTCAGAGTGCAGAATACGTGCTTGGAATATAAAGAATCTACGTACCAACACGTCCAAGGGCTATGGCCTCCGTTCCGAGGTACATAAAGTCATTGCTGTGCTGCATGATAGCAATCACTCCATTGCCATTGAAATGCTTCCTCACAGAAGCAGTCAGTGCCTTGTAATATGCTTTAGCCAGCTCAACCTGACCGCCAAAATCCTCGGATAACATCTCAAGCAACTGCACCATGGCATGAAATGCTTCAACTAGAAATTAAATCTCACGATATAACTTCCCAATCTGATATACAAATTCATCTTTGCAATCTGACATTTCCAATGATGATGTTTTTTTGGGCACTACAAATGGTGCACTAGTGACCCGTTAGTAATAATGGACTATTGACCCCTTATACACCTTTATTTGTGACTATTGATCCCCAATAGTCACCTTTGCTAATAGTAACTAGTACCATTAGTCACCATTTAGTCAATGTAGAGTTAGTGACACCTAGGGTATATAGTGACTCTTTTTGTTTGTCACCAACGGAAAAGGATCCgcgccggatccttttcctagggATCTTGCGATTgtgaccgttcatcgtacatcatgcggtcagttttcgttaggtactatttatatttaattttaaattttaagttttgaaatgatttctaaccgcacAATGTACAATGAACGATCGTGATCATAGGATCCCAAAGAAAGGATCATTTTCCGTCACCAACTATCATAAACTTGGTGACAAGACAATAAATTTGAGAAAGTACCAACAGTCATAAATAAACGTGAGAAAATACCGATATACTCTCTAATGGTTAGGTAACTGTGAAAAAGGCCATGTTTTCTACTAATGTTGTCTCTAAGTTCATCTTGATTTGCGTAGGATAGAAATTCAACATCATATAGTAATGACGATGTAAACTAGGTTAATTGGTGTCGATAAACTCATAAAATGTCGCATGACAATATCAAACACTATTAAGTAAGACATGTGACTCGTGTCCAAGTAATTAAGTTATAGAGGcaataaattattgtaatagttccCCCATGCGTGTTCAAAAATATAGTCACTGATGCCCTAGTGGATAGGATGTTGGTTTCCGCTTATGATTCTTGATTCGAAACTCCATCTTTCTTAAATTATTGTAGTAATTAAGTTATAGAGgaaataaattattgtaatagtttccaTCCATGCATGTTCAAAAGTATAATCCCCTGTGTCCTAGTGGATAGGATGTTGGTTTCCATCCATGAGTGCCTTATTCAAAACTCCATCTTTcttatattattgtaatagtttacACTCACCCTCCCTTtagtaataataaatttttaaaaaaaagttgcaaGAGGCAAATAACAATAccataattaataaaatagtaTGTAAACAACAAAAGAGAGCTTACGTTTATGACATCAACCTTGACACCATCAATCCCCACCGACTGAAGATGAGAGTGAATCCCCTCATATAACTTGTGGGCCACCTCCGGCAGAACCAACCCAACTCCATTCCTCACAATCTTGTCCACCGCCGGGTCCTCCATTGTCCTCTCCAATCCCGGAGACAACTTAGGACTAACCATCCTGCACTCTTCGGGCATCCCTGGACTATTAATCCCAGGCCTAATCCCACCCCAATACCCACAAAGCGCATGCCACACATACACATGCTCCACACTCCCAAATTCCTCCTTCAAATCCTTTACAAAGCCACCCAAGCCCTTGCCAGACGCCCCCTCATAGTCCTTAAATTTATAATTCTCTTTAAAACTAATCAGCCTGCATGGCATTTGTTCCCCAGCTGATATCCTGGCCATGCCTTCTTGGCCCTCCACTGAGTCCTCGTCAAGACTGATTGATTGCCACCCGTCATCAATGAGGACCAGTCCTGGAGGGCACCCACCCTCCACCAGGCCCTTCACACCTTCCCACACCCCTCTGGGGTGCACCATAAGATAGAATGCATCCCACGTACACCACCCAAACTTGTCCACTATTTTTGGTACAGTTTTTTCCTCTAGGAGCTTGAACGTCCCCAAGTGGGCCCTCACCACCTTCATTGCCTCCTTGACCAAGCTATACGGGTCATCACCGCCAACTTGCATGTACAAGCAGCTCCTGAAGCTCGATGCGCTGACACGTGTCGAGCCGCTTTCCATGCAAATGTCCACGCAGTCATCGTTTGCATGACTCGGTTGGAGAGAGGCTCTGAAGGGTCCTTCCAGAAGTGGAAGAATCACAACGTAAGGGAGACCGGAGTCGTTTTTGTCCAAGAGCATCATCTGGGTCTCGTGCTCCAAGTCGTTTCCGGTGGTTCCGGTCCAGCGGGTGGCCCACCAGACCTTGAACCGGAATATGCTCATGAACTTGATCTCAGTGAGTTTTCCGATGTGGACCACGTGGCGGCTCCTGGGCTCGTCGGCGTCGAAGCCAAGGAAGCAGCCGGATAGGGTCTTGTTAAAAGGTGACAGGGTAGCTGTGATGTTGAGAGGGACTTCAGTGAGGATTGGGTGGCCATTAGCGAGAAGGTTGGATCCTTTGAGAGTTATTGGGAGTGGTGACGTGTCATTCGCAAGGGCTACGTTAATCTTAGTTATGCTTGAAGCCATGGAAAGCTAGCTAGCTTGTTTTTTCTCAGAAATCGATAAGGTCGGattgaccaaaacaaaaaggttggagatgaagattGAGAGCGATTGCGGTAGGTTGGCGATAGAAGTAGTAGGGGGAGGATTATAAAGAGAGATGTTTTGTAAAGAGATTATGATAGCTTGGTTATAACACTCGTAACTATAAGGGGAGGAATGACATAGGCACATTGGGTGAATATAATATCTTATAAAATATACATGGAATTCCTCTTCTAATATcgacagattttttttttgcgatatATATAAAACGCCACACGTAGTAACAGTGGACGAATATGTGCATTCTCTCAAGAGGAATACAATTATTCTCTTATACAATTTATATATGTGATGCTAACACTGATACTTTTGTGATATACACTTAATAAGAAATAGTTAAATTGGAATAACACTGATACTTTTGTGATATACACTTAATAAGAAATGGTTAAATTAAAGACAGTATCAATGATGTTGGTGGTGGTCATGATGACTAAAATTGTAAGCTTCTTTAGATAGAGCCCTTACTCAtgattttaatataaaaagccaCCTATCTATAAACATTCAACATACGCTTAGATTCATGCCTCTGTGGATGAACTCATTCTCCTAGTTGTAGATAACGTATATTCAACATATATTTTTCATAATTAGAATCGTTCAATCTCTTAATCTTTATTTGAAGTTACTAGGGCAAGTTAATATGACTCCTTAACTTCgtcgaagaaagagagagaaagagcatAGCCTAGGAATGAACCATATTGAGCTGGCGATGTCAAAGAAAGAGGTAAGGTGAACCAGACCATAGGGATCTCCTGACACCTTGGATCCGCTTACTCACATTGCAAGACTCTAAGTCGCGTAACTCATGTCCCACATCCCTTGCGTCTAGCTCAAAGCTCTGATATTAAAATGATTGTATTTCTGCTTAGTGAGACGATACAGACACAAAAGGTTTAAGCTAAGCTTGAAGGCAATTTCTCTATAAGGCCCTGGTGCTTCAGTCTCTTTCATCCTTACAAAGAGTCATTCTAATTGGTGATCGTTTAGCTATCCAAATGTATTAAATATACAAAAGATATGGGTCAATATATTTGGATGACTAACTATCACCGATGTGAATAATTTTATGTATAGATGATCTTCATGAAGATTAAGAGATTGAGCAGTTTTAATTATGAAATTTCTACGTAAGATACCTTATTCATGAGTGGAAGAATAAGCTCATCTCCCTTAAAAAATGGTATTGACCAACCGATAACCCTCCAACTTATGCCACATAATATGCAAGTATTTGCAACTCATGCTACAACCCTTCTATCGTTTTCTCACCCAAAACCCTTCATTTTCAATCCTAATAACCACATAATACGGGCATTAAATTCTGATTACTCCTtacatttttcctttttaagcTACCTATAATTATATAGTTCGAATTATCCAATACTCGAGCGCTATAAAATTTTGGAAGGAGTTTGCTCCAAATTAACTACCACATGTAATCCAACACATGATGGAACAAATTAAGTAGACAACGTGGTACGTAGTGTCTATTGTCTGCTAGCTCGATGAAGACACGTGTGTGACAAAGATGTTGCTCTCAAAATTTCAACTGCTTTATCCATGCATGGTATACAAGAGCTAATGCCACACACAGACACATCAGCCTACACATGGCATCCCAATAGCTTCTCCACACACTCCCACGTCCAAAAGCCCACCGCCCACAGCGTTGCTTAACACCTCAGCAGATTGTCATGATTTGGCTATTTTTAAAATGGATAATACTAGAGAGATCAAATTTAGAggttaaatttacaaattaaatgatggGTTACCAATAAGAATAAACACATTTATCAGCATGTaagtaataaattaatcatcaacttttatgtcctttatttttcaaaattttatctacaaatttaatctccttagcattactcttttaAAACACTAGTAGATTACAGGCTCGTTAAAGAAGTGTTTATAAAATAGTTAAAAGGGTTTCTGTTGAAAACGTTTTTATAGCTAATTCTACTAAAATACAAGTAaaatatgaagaagaaaaaacttcTTAAAGGAAgtattttaaatactttttaaattttgaaatattacactaaaaatatttttaattcttttaaaagcacttctaaacaAATCCGAGTCTACCAGTATTCTAAACATAGCCTTGGTGATTAATATACTCATTTTTAatccattgtgtctcagatcAAAATTTTCTACTCTTTTTTAGTATAGGTTAGTACCTATTAAATGCcgcttgtattttttttaacaaacaatattatctacattggGAGGTGGGATAAGCCTCACAATTGACttacaataatatgattcaaattcccCTTTAACGAGAATCGATCTTAAGACATCTAACTTATAAGTGAGAAGAAATATCATTAGACTATAAGTAAATGGTCTTGTATTAAAAAACAATAACTATTCTCCTAtccgaaaagaaaaaagtttaaagGGCTTAAGGCTGGCCCAGTTATAGTCAAAATGGCCCAACTTGAGCCCAAATTCATCATCTTACCCGCCTTTGGCAGGCAGTTTGTGCGAGCACACCGTCGTAGAAAGCCACCTAGGCCGCTCCGACGGGTCTCTGCTGCTCTCGATACATGCACGTATAGAACAAATCAAATGGCGAGTCCGAGTCCCTCAGAATCCGACCCGCAAGACGCCCACAACTCCTTTGTTTGGGAGGAAAGCTCTCAGCTCTATTTCCATGCCGGCAGTGGATTTTACCACGACCCAACAGCCGGCTGGTACTACAGCACCCGAGATGGCCTTTACTACAAGTTCGAAGATGGAAATTACGTCCTTCTTCCCTCTCCCCAGGTACCCTCTTTCGCTTTCCGCTCTTTTAAATCTTGGGCTGATTGAAATTTTTGAACTTGTTATTggtgttttttaaatttatgatttttgtttcttcttctatcTGTCTGGTATTAGGTGGAGTGATTTCTAGTTTGGTTGGAAAATTATTTTCAGGATGGTAATTTGGAAAATCCCAATCAAGAATATCAATTTTCACATGAAAATCAACGCATACAAACTGTTCCGCAGGAACCCAATGAAGTTGCAGGTGTGCCATTGCAATTCGTATTGCTTTCTGTTTTTGTgcgtgtatatatgtgtgtgtgtatgaatttatatatatatattgatttaCTACTATTGGAGTATATTCAAAGTTTTAGACTTTTAGTCTTTTGGACATGTAATGTTGATCTTTGGTTTGGGGCAGTGAACTAGTTGTTTTGTAAACAGGGGATACAGATTGCCGTAGTAGCAGTGATGTACCCGGAATTCCCCCTCCTGCCTCGGAATGGTATTGTTGCTCTCGTGTTGCTCTCCCTTCTTAGTTTGATTGATTGGTTAAATGTTTTCCTAACTCGTGTTTTATACTTTTTTCTAGGTTGGAAGATACGCTTATTGATCTTTTCTTGACGGGTTATTCCAATTTAAAACCCAATGCTGCTGATGATATGACATTGTTTCCTGAAACAGACGTTGAGTTGCGAGCAGACGGTTTGTCCTGAATTCTgctatccatttttttttataaaagattGCTGTGGTTGGAGCAGGATTTAAATGGTTTTGTTTGGTGTAGTTGCAGGGAACAATGATAGTCACAAGCTCAATGAACGTGAATTAACTCCCGAGGACCTTGATGCTGCAATTAAGTCAAAAGAAAATGTCTCTGATGAAGGTATTGCAACAATGTTGCGGCTCGTTACTGATGACTTGATATCCACTTTCATTTCAATAAGTAGCAAGTAGGTAATCTGTAGGACTTTTGGTCTGTCTGCCTTTCACTactatataaatatatgtaagTGATCATACCACAACAATATTGAAACATGTAAGCATATCTGGCACAGGTGCTTCATGGGATGAAGAGAACTGGCGAGCACAGTATGGTCAGGTCATTCAATCTGAAGAAGTGTCTATCCCAGAGTCTTCCCTTGTGAGTTTATGGGACTGGGAAATGATCACAAAGCCCAGAAAGGATGGAAAAGGTCAGGAAGCGAGGCTTGTTGGGAGATTAATGAGACAGTCTGCTAAGCTTCATCCTTCTATGCCTTCTGGTGGTGGCCGTCTAAAAACTGCTCCAATATGTGAAGTACATCTTGATCTGGTACGAGTTATAACAGGTTTGCATTTTCCTCTAACATAAGACCTACTTGTATTTTGTTTTGTGCTGTGTTCTGCCTGCTTTTTTCAGTTACCAATTGCAAAATTTGATTGTTACTTGCAACGACCTTCTTGTGATTCTTTCAGGACAAATCTATAAATTGCGGAGTCCCAGTAGACGATACCTATCTTCCTTGCCAACTTATGATTCTTCAAATCCAACAAAAGATTGGGGCTTCCCTGAATTATCAGTCAACAAACAAATTCTCCCCAACTCTAAATCCAGTGTGAACTGTGAATCAGAAACTTTAGATGGAGCGGCAGTTAGCAAAGATTCATCTCTGTTGCGTGGCCAAACATACGAAAAGGTAACTTACGCATGTTCAATTGCTGAACTTTTACCCTTGTTAAATATCATTTTTTAAGTAGTCCACGTAGAGCTTTGAAGTTTTGCCATTGACATAAGCAATGCTACATAAGCAGTCTCATTACGTCAATAGATAACTTTCAACTTCAAGGAAGATGGTTTTAGACTATCGCTCGTATCCTTGTTTGTCAAGTAATTACTAGTCAGGTGCAAGAGGCTCATACCTGAGTCTGTCAAACTGTTAACGAGTTTGGGCTGAGTGATTTAATCCTCATTTGCCTATTCTCGTCTATATGAATCTGCATGTCCCTGATAATTTGTCTCCCGTCAATTTGACAGCATGAGAGCTATGCATATAAGGATAGAGCTGCTGATAGAAGAGCCTTGCACGGTGGTTTCGGAGTGGGTCCAGGACAAAAGAATTCAATAGTTGGTGATAGTGATCTACCAGATGTCTCTACGGAGGAAGCCGCAGCAGAGGCCTTGAACATGTCATTTGGAGAGGGTAGTTATGCGAGAAAAATTCTAGAAAGCATGGGCTGGAAAGAGGTATTTGAATTTCTTAATGGTATAGAGCTGCCCATTAAATTATGGATATAAACTTAGAAATGGCATAGAGCTGTCCAGTGAATAGAAGACCCGTTTACTTGTTTTAAACTCGTATAGCAACGTATCTCCTGGTTCGCTCGGTGTCTTAATTCGGTGATAGCCATGTTTGTTCGCCATTTACTTTGTTCGTTGCCGTTTTTAAGCCTTGCTCATCTTTTGCCCCTCCGATTCGAATGTGCGCAGGGAGAAACGCTTGGCAAAACTACAAATGGATTGGCGGAACCTATTCAGGCACACGGCAACATTGGTAGTGCTGGATTAGGGTGGCCTCAGGGAAGAAGATTTACGCACCACGACAGCAGGGCCTTGTAAATTTACTAAATTATGAATGTCTTTTGTTGGCTTCCGACGGTTGCTTAGATAACACAGCTTTTCAATTCCAATCAACGAAGAACTGTGCTGTTTCTTGGTGCATTTGTGACAAAGTACCATTTATTTGCATGTACATATCTTGGCATCGAAAATGTCTGTGTAGTTAAGCATTGCAAGGCCATTCTACACGTTCATTGACGAACTTTTCGTTACGCTTTTATCAAattagagtgccaataacagcTCCTAGAAATATAATTCATATTACATTAGCACTAAGAGATAGTTTCATTATTATCCAGTGCTTGAGGACATTATGAGTGACAGCTCTTTTTAAACGTGATTGCAAGGTCATTCTACACGTTCATTGATGAACTTTTCGTTACGGTTTTATCAAattagagtgtcaataacagCTTCCAGAAAAATAACTCATTTTACCTTAGCACTAGGAGATAGTTTCATTATT includes the following:
- the LOC126600264 gene encoding galactinol--sucrose galactosyltransferase-like, yielding MASSITKINVALANDTSPLPITLKGSNLLANGHPILTEVPLNITATLSPFNKTLSGCFLGFDADEPRSRHVVHIGKLTEIKFMSIFRFKVWWATRWTGTTGNDLEHETQMMLLDKNDSGLPYVVILPLLEGPFRASLQPSHANDDCVDICMESGSTRVSASSFRSCLYMQVGGDDPYSLVKEAMKVVRAHLGTFKLLEEKTVPKIVDKFGWCTWDAFYLMVHPRGVWEGVKGLVEGGCPPGLVLIDDGWQSISLDEDSVEGQEGMARISAGEQMPCRLISFKENYKFKDYEGASGKGLGGFVKDLKEEFGSVEHVYVWHALCGYWGGIRPGINSPGMPEECRMVSPKLSPGLERTMEDPAVDKIVRNGVGLVLPEVAHKLYEGIHSHLQSVGIDGVKVDVINLLEMLSEDFGGQVELAKAYYKALTASVRKHFNGNGVIAIMQHSNDFMYLGTEAIALGRVGDDFCSETMEQAGGTYWLQGCHVVHCAYNSLWIGNIIQPDWDMFQSTHPCAEFHAASRAISGGPIYISDSVGKHNFKLLKNLVLPDGSVLRCQHYALPSRDCLFEDPVHDGKTMLKIWNLNKYTGVLGAFNCQGGGWCSKSRSNKSAPDCSKSVTCLASPKDVEWNQGKNPISIKGVNTFAVYMFQQNKLKLLQPSEKIEISLDPFTFELLTVSPVRVLPKKLIQFSPIGLVNMLNTGGAIESVEFEEHEDSLSLVRIGVKGCGEMRMFASEKPIACKIDGEGVKFHYVDKMVKVQVPWLSSSRSTLVEYLF
- the LOC126600974 gene encoding SUPPRESSOR OF ABI3-5 isoform X1, whose translation is MASPSPSESDPQDAHNSFVWEESSQLYFHAGSGFYHDPTAGWYYSTRDGLYYKFEDGNYVLLPSPQDGNLENPNQEYQFSHENQRIQTVPQEPNEVAGDTDCRSSSDVPGIPPPASEWLEDTLIDLFLTGYSNLKPNAADDMTLFPETDVELRADVAGNNDSHKLNERELTPEDLDAAIKSKENVSDEGASWDEENWRAQYGQVIQSEEVSIPESSLVSLWDWEMITKPRKDGKGQEARLVGRLMRQSAKLHPSMPSGGGRLKTAPICEVHLDLVRVITGQIYKLRSPSRRYLSSLPTYDSSNPTKDWGFPELSVNKQILPNSKSSVNCESETLDGAAVSKDSSLLRGQTYEKHESYAYKDRAADRRALHGGFGVGPGQKNSIVGDSDLPDVSTEEAAAEALNMSFGEGSYARKILESMGWKEGETLGKTTNGLAEPIQAHGNIGSAGLGWPQGRRFTHHDSRAL
- the LOC126600974 gene encoding SUPPRESSOR OF ABI3-5 isoform X2, encoding MASPSPSESDPQDAHNSFVWEESSQLYFHAGSGFYHDPTAGWYYSTRDGLYYKFEDGNYVLLPSPQDGNLENPNQEYQFSHENQRIQTVPQEPNEVAGDTDCRSSSDVPGIPPPASEWLEDTLIDLFLTGYSNLKPNAADDMTLFPETDVELRADGNNDSHKLNERELTPEDLDAAIKSKENVSDEGASWDEENWRAQYGQVIQSEEVSIPESSLVSLWDWEMITKPRKDGKGQEARLVGRLMRQSAKLHPSMPSGGGRLKTAPICEVHLDLVRVITGQIYKLRSPSRRYLSSLPTYDSSNPTKDWGFPELSVNKQILPNSKSSVNCESETLDGAAVSKDSSLLRGQTYEKHESYAYKDRAADRRALHGGFGVGPGQKNSIVGDSDLPDVSTEEAAAEALNMSFGEGSYARKILESMGWKEGETLGKTTNGLAEPIQAHGNIGSAGLGWPQGRRFTHHDSRAL